From the Streptomyces nigrescens genome, one window contains:
- a CDS encoding SCO1664 family protein: MESAAEPTAPLPGPARPQDLPAAAPKPAGGATDALLAEGELTVRGRIQEASNAVLYCTVALDGRSAACVYKPVAGERPLWDFPDGTLAQREVAAYEISRACGWDLIPPTVLRDGPYGTGMVQEWIDPPESSDEVPELLALVEDEEPGPGWKAVGLAQIGEGRTALLVHADHPRLRRLAVLDAVINNGDRKGGHLLPGADGEFFAIDHGVTFNAEDKLRTLLWGWAGEPLTDEALEVLRGLRRALEEDRPLAARLAELITDAETEALRARVAGLLRSGRHPEPSGEWPAIPWPPV, encoded by the coding sequence ATGGAGTCCGCCGCAGAGCCCACCGCGCCGCTGCCCGGCCCCGCCCGGCCGCAGGACCTGCCGGCGGCCGCGCCGAAGCCCGCCGGTGGCGCCACGGACGCCCTGCTCGCCGAAGGGGAGCTGACCGTCCGCGGCCGCATCCAGGAAGCCTCCAACGCGGTGCTCTACTGCACGGTCGCCCTCGACGGCCGCAGCGCCGCCTGTGTCTACAAGCCCGTCGCCGGCGAGCGCCCGCTGTGGGACTTCCCCGACGGCACGCTCGCCCAGCGTGAGGTCGCCGCGTACGAGATCTCCCGGGCCTGCGGCTGGGACCTGATCCCCCCGACGGTGCTGCGGGACGGCCCGTACGGCACCGGGATGGTCCAGGAGTGGATCGATCCGCCGGAGAGCAGCGACGAGGTGCCCGAGCTGCTGGCGCTGGTGGAGGACGAGGAGCCGGGGCCCGGCTGGAAGGCCGTCGGCCTCGCCCAGATCGGCGAGGGCCGCACCGCGCTGCTGGTGCACGCCGACCATCCGCGGCTGCGGCGGCTCGCGGTGCTCGACGCGGTGATCAACAACGGTGACCGCAAGGGCGGTCATCTGCTGCCCGGCGCCGACGGAGAGTTCTTCGCCATCGATCACGGCGTGACGTTCAACGCCGAGGACAAGCTGCGTACGCTGCTGTGGGGGTGGGCGGGGGAGCCGCTGACCGACGAGGCGCTGGAGGTCCTGCGGGGCCTGCGGCGGGCGCTGGAGGAGGACCGGCCGCTCGCCGCCCGACTGGCCGAACTGATCACGGACGCCGAGACCGAGGCGTTGCGGGCGCGGGTGGCGGGGCTGCTGCGCAGTGGCCGGCACCCGGAGCCGAGCGGTGAATGGCCGGCGATCCCCTGGCCGCCCGTCTGA
- the mshC gene encoding cysteine--1-D-myo-inosityl 2-amino-2-deoxy-alpha-D-glucopyranoside ligase yields MHAWPASEVPALPGQGRDLRIHDTATGGRVTLDPGPVARIYVCGITPYDATHMGHAATYNAFDLVQRVWLDTKHQVHYVQNVTDVDDPLLERAVATGDDWTALAERETALFREDMTALRMLPPRHYIGAVESIPRIVPLVERLRDAGAAYELDGDIYFSVESDPHFGEVSGLDAEAMRLLSAERGGDPEREGKKNPLDPMLWMAAREGEPSWDGASLGRGRPGWHIECVAIALDHLGMGFDVQGGGSDLAFPHHEMGASHAQALTGEHPFAKAYVHAGMVALNGAKMSKSKGNLVFVSTVRRDGTDPAAIRLALLAHHYRADWEWTDAVLEEAVERLAHWRAAVSRPDGPSADALLEEIRTALADDLDSPAALAAVDRWAAAQQDGGGTDEGAPGLVSRAVDALLGVAL; encoded by the coding sequence ATGCATGCATGGCCCGCTTCTGAGGTCCCCGCCCTGCCTGGCCAGGGCCGCGACCTGAGGATCCACGACACCGCGACCGGCGGACGGGTAACCCTCGACCCCGGTCCCGTCGCCCGTATCTACGTCTGCGGCATCACGCCGTACGACGCCACCCACATGGGGCACGCGGCGACCTACAACGCGTTCGACCTGGTTCAGCGCGTGTGGCTCGACACGAAGCACCAAGTGCACTACGTGCAGAACGTCACCGATGTCGACGATCCGCTCCTGGAGCGGGCCGTGGCCACCGGCGACGACTGGACGGCGCTGGCCGAGCGCGAGACGGCCCTCTTCCGCGAGGACATGACGGCCCTGCGGATGCTGCCGCCCCGCCACTACATAGGCGCCGTCGAGTCGATACCTCGCATCGTCCCGCTGGTGGAGCGGCTGCGCGACGCCGGCGCCGCCTACGAGCTGGACGGTGACATCTACTTCTCCGTCGAGTCCGACCCGCACTTCGGCGAGGTCTCCGGGCTGGACGCCGAGGCGATGCGGCTGCTGTCCGCCGAACGCGGCGGCGACCCGGAGCGCGAGGGCAAGAAGAACCCGCTCGACCCGATGCTGTGGATGGCCGCCCGCGAGGGCGAGCCGAGCTGGGACGGCGCCTCGCTGGGCCGCGGCCGGCCCGGCTGGCACATCGAGTGTGTCGCCATCGCGCTGGACCACCTCGGTATGGGCTTCGATGTCCAGGGCGGCGGCTCCGACCTCGCCTTCCCGCACCACGAGATGGGCGCCTCGCACGCCCAGGCGCTCACCGGCGAGCACCCGTTCGCCAAGGCGTATGTGCACGCCGGGATGGTGGCCCTGAACGGCGCGAAGATGTCCAAGTCCAAGGGCAACCTCGTCTTCGTCTCCACGGTGCGGCGCGACGGCACCGACCCGGCCGCGATCCGGCTGGCGCTGCTCGCGCACCACTACCGCGCCGACTGGGAGTGGACCGACGCGGTGCTGGAAGAGGCCGTGGAGCGGCTGGCGCACTGGCGTGCCGCGGTCTCCCGTCCTGACGGCCCGTCCGCCGACGCCCTCCTTGAGGAAATCCGTACGGCGCTCGCCGACGACCTGGACTCCCCGGCCGCCCTCGCGG